From one Amycolatopsis sp. FDAARGOS 1241 genomic stretch:
- a CDS encoding IclR family transcriptional regulator codes for MGQHSGIGVLDKAVAVLQAVAEDPCGLAELCSRTGLPRATAHRLAVGLEVHRLLRRGPDGRWRPGTALAELAGGSTDPLLDAAGSVLPKLRDITGESVQLYRRDGVQRVCVSTAEPPSGLRDTVPVGSRLPMTAGSGAKVLAAWSDPHTQRTILAEAVYGERTLLEVRRRGWAQSVAEREPGVASVSAPVRDSSGAVVAAVSVSGPIERIGRKPGARWAADLLAAADALQERL; via the coding sequence GTGGGACAGCATAGCGGTATCGGAGTACTGGACAAAGCCGTGGCGGTGCTGCAGGCCGTCGCGGAAGACCCCTGTGGGCTGGCGGAACTCTGCTCACGCACGGGACTACCGAGGGCGACGGCGCACCGCCTCGCCGTGGGGCTCGAGGTGCACCGCCTCCTGCGGCGCGGGCCGGACGGCCGCTGGCGCCCGGGCACGGCGCTCGCCGAGCTGGCGGGCGGTTCGACCGATCCCCTGCTCGACGCCGCGGGCTCCGTGCTGCCGAAACTGCGCGACATCACGGGCGAGAGCGTGCAGCTCTACCGCCGCGACGGCGTGCAGCGCGTGTGCGTCTCGACGGCCGAGCCGCCGAGCGGCCTGCGTGACACGGTCCCGGTCGGCTCGCGCCTGCCGATGACGGCGGGCTCGGGCGCCAAGGTGCTTGCCGCGTGGTCGGATCCGCACACGCAGCGCACCATCCTCGCCGAGGCCGTGTACGGGGAACGCACCCTGCTCGAGGTGCGCCGCCGCGGCTGGGCGCAGAGCGTCGCCGAACGGGAACCGGGCGTGGCGAGCGTTTCCGCGCCCGTACGGGATTCGTCGGGTGCCGTCGTGGCCGCCGTGTCGGTCTCGGGGCCCATCGAACGCATCGGGCGCAAACCCGGCGCGCGCTGGGCCGCCGACCTCCTGGCCGCGGCGGACGCGCTCCAAGAACGGCTCTGA
- the leuD gene encoding 3-isopropylmalate dehydratase small subunit: protein MQPFTQHTGIGVPLRRSNVDTDQIIPAVYLKRVTRTGFEDGLFAGWRTQEDFILNSEPFKSGSVLVAGPDFGTGSSREHAVWALMDYGFRAVISSRFADIFRGNSGKGGLVAAQCEQSDVELLWKLLENDPGTEVTVDLETKTVRAKDFTAPFQIDDYVRWRLLEGLDDIALTLRHAEDIDAFESARPSWKPVTTASTAS, encoded by the coding sequence ATGCAACCGTTCACCCAGCACACGGGCATCGGAGTGCCGCTGCGCCGGTCCAACGTGGACACAGACCAGATCATCCCGGCCGTGTACCTCAAGCGCGTGACGCGCACCGGCTTCGAAGACGGCCTGTTCGCCGGCTGGCGCACCCAGGAGGACTTCATCCTCAACTCGGAGCCCTTCAAGTCCGGCAGCGTCCTGGTCGCCGGACCGGACTTCGGCACCGGCTCGTCGCGCGAGCACGCCGTGTGGGCACTGATGGACTACGGCTTCCGCGCCGTGATCTCTTCCCGCTTCGCCGACATCTTCCGGGGCAACTCGGGCAAGGGCGGCCTGGTTGCCGCCCAGTGCGAACAATCCGACGTCGAACTGCTCTGGAAGCTGCTCGAGAACGACCCCGGCACGGAGGTCACGGTCGACCTCGAGACCAAGACCGTGCGAGCCAAGGACTTCACCGCGCCCTTCCAGATCGACGATTACGTCCGCTGGCGGCTGCTCGAAGGGCTCGATGACATCGCTCTCACCCTTCGCCACGCCGAAGACATCGACGCGTTCGAGTCGGCCCGGCCCTCCTGGAAGCCCGTGACCACCGCGAGCACGGCCTCCTAG
- the leuC gene encoding 3-isopropylmalate dehydratase large subunit, whose product MTSPTGKARTLAEKVWDSHLVRRGEGAEPDLLYIDLHLVHEVTSPQAFDGLRLAGRPVRRPDLTIATEDHNVPTVDIDLPIADPVSRTQVETLRRNCEEFGVRLHPMGDAEQGIVHVIGPQLGLTQPGTTVVCGDSHTSTHGAFGAMAFGIGTSEVEHVLATQTLPLRPFKTMAITVDGELKPGVTAKDIILAVIAKIGTGGGQGYVLEYRGKAIEALSMEARMTVCNMSIEAGARAGMIAPDETTFAYLKGRPHAPQGADWDAAVAAWRELRTDEGAEFDAEVHLDADELTPFVTWGTNPGQGLPLGAAVPDPAAIGDENERIAAEKALSYMDLTPGTPLREISVDTVFLGSCTNGRIEDLRAAADVLRGRKVAESVRMLVVPGSMRVRKAAEEEGLDKVFTEAGAEWRQAGCSMCLGMNPDQLAPGERSASTSNRNFEGRQGKGGRTHLVSPLVAAATAIRGTLSSPADLVPAGV is encoded by the coding sequence ATGACCAGCCCGACCGGCAAGGCCCGCACGCTGGCGGAGAAGGTGTGGGACAGCCACCTCGTGCGCCGAGGCGAAGGCGCCGAACCGGACCTGCTCTACATCGACCTCCACCTGGTGCACGAAGTCACCAGCCCGCAGGCGTTCGACGGTCTCCGCCTGGCCGGGCGGCCCGTGCGCCGCCCCGACCTCACCATCGCGACGGAGGACCACAACGTCCCGACGGTGGACATCGACCTCCCGATCGCGGACCCGGTCTCGCGCACGCAGGTCGAGACCCTTCGCCGCAACTGCGAGGAGTTCGGTGTCCGGCTGCACCCCATGGGGGACGCCGAGCAGGGCATCGTGCACGTCATCGGCCCGCAGCTGGGTCTCACGCAGCCCGGCACGACCGTCGTGTGCGGCGACAGCCACACCTCCACCCACGGCGCGTTCGGCGCCATGGCGTTCGGCATCGGCACGTCGGAGGTCGAGCACGTGCTCGCCACCCAGACGCTGCCGCTGCGCCCGTTCAAGACGATGGCGATCACCGTCGACGGGGAGCTCAAGCCGGGCGTCACGGCGAAGGACATCATCCTCGCCGTCATCGCCAAGATCGGCACGGGCGGTGGGCAGGGCTACGTGCTCGAGTACCGCGGCAAGGCCATCGAGGCGCTGTCGATGGAAGCCCGCATGACCGTCTGCAACATGTCGATCGAAGCGGGCGCGCGCGCCGGCATGATCGCGCCGGACGAGACGACCTTCGCGTACCTGAAGGGCCGCCCGCACGCGCCGCAGGGCGCCGATTGGGACGCCGCCGTGGCCGCGTGGCGCGAGCTGCGCACCGACGAGGGCGCGGAGTTCGACGCCGAGGTGCACCTCGACGCCGACGAGCTCACCCCGTTTGTGACCTGGGGCACCAACCCGGGCCAGGGCCTGCCGCTGGGTGCCGCGGTGCCCGACCCGGCCGCCATCGGCGACGAGAACGAGCGCATCGCTGCCGAGAAGGCGTTGTCCTATATGGACCTGACGCCGGGCACGCCGCTGCGTGAGATCTCGGTCGACACCGTCTTCCTCGGTTCGTGCACCAACGGACGCATCGAGGACCTGCGCGCGGCCGCCGACGTGCTGCGCGGGCGCAAGGTCGCCGAGTCCGTTCGCATGCTCGTGGTCCCCGGTTCGATGCGCGTGCGCAAGGCGGCCGAGGAGGAGGGCCTCGACAAGGTCTTCACCGAGGCCGGCGCCGAGTGGCGGCAGGCGGGCTGCTCGATGTGCCTCGGCATGAACCCCGACCAGCTCGCGCCCGGTGAGCGCAGCGCGTCGACCTCCAACCGCAACTTCGAGGGCCGGCAGGGCAAGGGTGGGCGCACCCACCTCGTGTCGCCGCTCGTGGCCGCCGCCACCGCGATCCGGGGCACGCTCTCGTCCCCGGCCGACCTGGTGCCCGCGGGCGTCTGA